A window of Acropora muricata isolate sample 2 chromosome 3, ASM3666990v1, whole genome shotgun sequence contains these coding sequences:
- the LOC136911382 gene encoding chromodomain-helicase-DNA-binding protein 1-like, giving the protein MKSSTFELGLRSEERYLAIQNFNNTDDTFIFLLSTRAGGQGLNLMSADTVIFVDSDFNPQNDLQAAARAHRIGQTSAATERDLERILGGSCDNRWIVEQETGDESIGKADDDVTSPMQIDTDDENVENMYVYEGRDYSKETSDRDQQAFDNMVAEMLTNVQSEERILRGDERKSNATNYFDPPATKKRKVLTPEELEQRRRKREENALKRAKLQEEAEVRREIERQRKLEKLWKDYNYVSLNTALDDDDDEDVDEESDALDEDDDSERKDIQYVRGDVTHPIKTCSSDAIIVHCVDDSGCWGQGGLFSALSRRSSQPETRYELAGKVKDLNLGDAHLIQIDDQDGRKDGHDYVALIVAQSRDRKNQLSAILLTSLSEGLRRVSLAAKRMNATVHLPRLGYNTPSFNWYGTERLIRKHLASKGIETSIYYYARRHQVSSGSLTLLASASNAGDPTSTQNRNKNLKDDSLACVDFRGNLPNFMRGVNVFFFNVDEDEKKKLTRYLVAYDGEVSHFACQSVTHVVCDKQAGTSVSSRRGTRPTSPDPETSSPKL; this is encoded by the exons atgaaaagttcgacgtttgaactgggcctcaGAAGCGAAGAGCGTTACCTGGCAATTCAGAACTTTAACAACACAGACGATACTTTTATATTCCTCTTGAGCACTCGAGCAG GTGGTCAAGGATTGAACCTGATGTCTGCTGACACGGTCATCTTTGTTGACAGCGACTTTAATCCGCAGAACGACCTACAAGCCGCTGCACGAGCTCATCGAATTGGCCAAACGAG CGCAGCAACGGAGAGAGACCTTGAGAG AATCCTAGGAGGGAGCTGTGACAATAGGTGGATTGTAGAGCAAGAGACTGGGGATGAAAGTATCGGAAAGGCCGATGATGATGTGACGTCACCTATGCAGATAGATACTGATGACGAAAATG tggAGAATATGTACGTGTACGAAGGCCGTGACTACTCAAAGGAAACAAGCGACAGAGATCAACAAGCCTTTGATAACATGGTGGCAG AGATGCTAACAAACGTTCAATCAGAAGAGAGGATTCTGCGCGGGGATGAGCGAAAG AGCAATGCAACAAATTATTTCGATCCTCCAGCAACCAAAAAGCGAAAAGTTCTTACACCAGAAGAACTCGAGCAACGACGAAGGAAG AGGGAAGAGAATGCTTTAAAAAGAGCGAAATTGCAAGAAGAAGCTGAAGTTAGACGAGAAATAGAAAGGCAAAGGAAGCT GGAGAAGTTATGGAAAGATTACAATTACGTAAGCCTCAACACTGCCTTagacgatgacgacgacgaaGATGTCGATGAGGAAAGTGATGCACTTGATGAAGACGATGACAGTGAAAGAAAGGATATTCAGTATGTGCGTGGTGACGTCACACATCCCATCAAAACTTGCAGCTCTGATGCAATCATTGTGCATTGCGTAG atgACTCAGGGTGCTGGGGTCAGGGAGGTTTATTTTCTGCCTTATCTCGTCGATCTTCGCAACCGGAAACTCGGTACGAGCTGGCAGGCAAAGTGAAAG ATCTGAACCTCGGAGACGCTCATCTTATTCAAATCGATGATCAAGATGGAAGGAAAGATGGTCATGATTAC GTGGCTTTAATCGTTGCACAGTCACGTGACCGCAAGAATCAactgtcagccattttgctgACGTCTCTGAGCGAGGGTCTGAGGAGAGTTTCATTGGCGGCCAAAAGAATGAATG cCACTGTCCATCTCCCTCGGCTCGGTTACAATACTCCAAGCTTTAACTGGTATGGAACAGAGAGACTGATCCGTAAGCATTTGGCGTCCAAAGGAATTGAAACGTCAAT ATATTATTATGCAAGGCGGCATCAAGTGTCGAGTGGATCATTAACTTTGCTCGCTTCAGCATCAAACGCTGGAGATCCAACCTCGACCCAAAACAggaataaaaatcttaaagacGACAGTCTCGCTTGTGTTGATTTCAGAGGAAATCTCCCAAACTTCATGCGCGGtgtcaatgttttcttttttaatgttgACGAAGATGAAAAGAAGAAACTCACACGCTACTTGGTTGC TTACGACGGGGAAGTGTCTCATTTTGCCTGCCAGAGCGTTACACATGTGGTTTGTGATAAGCAGGCTGGCACGAGTGTAAGTTCCAGGCGGGGAACTCGTCCTACGTCTCCCGACCCCGAAACGTCATCTCCGAAACTTTGA